The Limanda limanda chromosome 13, fLimLim1.1, whole genome shotgun sequence genome has a window encoding:
- the grk7a gene encoding rhodopsin kinase grk7a yields MCDMGGLDNLVANTAYLKAQGGDDKEMKKRRRSLALPKPEECATVRTSIEKDFVLLCERQPIGKKYFREFLSSTPDFKLAAEFLDELYDWDLAEGAGKEKARQNIMKKYCKADSKSYLSFLTGEPADKCKSVTDATFEEVMKGKVQEGVREYLKDKPFSTYQLSPFFDKFLQWKEYEKQPISDKYFYEFRTLGKGGFGEVCAVQVKNTGQMYACKKLDKRRLKKKGGEKMALLEKKILEKVNSLFLVNLAYAYDSKTHLCLVMTLMNGGDLKYHIYNMGYDGKGVDKGIEMKRIVHYTAQITTGILHLHEMDIVYRDMKPENVLLDSFGQCRLSDLGLAIEMVPGKTTTQMAGTGQYMAPELLNKTPYRTSVDWWALGISIYEMVAGYTTFKGPEAKKEKVEKEEVQRRIQNEEPKFEHKCFDATTKDVIQQFLKKKIEERLGVKNNLEDPRKHPWFKSINFPRLEAGLVDPPWVPKPNVVYAKDTDDIAEFSEIKGIEFDTKDDKFFKEFSTGAVPIPWQQEMIDTGLFAELSDPNRKEGGGGGDDDKKSGTCILL; encoded by the exons ATGTGTGACATGGGGGGACTGGATAACCTGGTGGCCAACACGGCCTACCTAAAAGCCCAGGGTGGTGATGACAAGGAGATGAAAAAGCGCCGCCGCAGCTTGGCTCTCCCCAAGCCTGAGGAATGTGCAACAGTACGAACCTCCATCGAGAAGGACTTTGTGTTGCTTTGCGAAAGGCAGCCTATTGGCAAAAAGTATTTCCGTGAGTTCCTTTCAAGTACCCCTGATTTCAAGCTTGCTGCTGAATTCCTGGATGAGCTGTATGACTGGGACCTGGCTGAAGGTGCAGGCAAGGAAAAGGCACGCCAAAACATCATGAAGAAGTATTGCAAGGCTGATTCCAAGTCCTACCTCTCCTTTCTTACCGGGGAACCTGCTGACAAATGCAAGTCTGTGACAGATGCCACCTTTGAGGAGGTGATGAAAGGCAAAGTCCAGGAAGGTGTAAGAGAATATCTGAAGGACAAACCCTTCTCAACTTACCAACTCAGTCCATTCTTTGATAAATTCCTCCAATGGAAAGAGTATGAGAAACAGCCCATCAGTGACAAATACTTCTATGAGTTCAGGACTCTGGGAAAAGGAGGCTTTGGAGAG GTATGCGCTGTACAGGTGAAGAACACAGGCCAGATGTACGCCTGCAAGAAGCTGGATAAAAGGCGACTGAAGAAGAAGGGTGGCGAGAAGATGGCCCTGCTAGAGAAGAAGATCTTGGAGAAGGTTAACAGTCTGTTTCTGGTCAACTTGGCCTACGCTTACGACAGCAAGACCCACCTGTGCCTTGTCATGACCCTGATGAATGGAGGAGACCTCAAGTACCACATTTACAACATGGGTTATGATGGCAAGGGTGTAGACAAGGGCATCGAGATGAAGCGCATCGTCCACTACACAGCGCAGATCACCACCGGCATTCTGCATCTGCACGAGATGGATATAGTTTATCGTGATATGAAGCCGGAGAACGTGTTGCTGGACAGCTTTGGCCAGTGCCGACTTTCAGATTTGGGTCTGGCCATTGAGATGGTTCCAGGGAAGACCACCACTCAGATG GCTGGCACTGGACAATACATGGCCCCTGAGCTTCTGAACAAAACCCCGTACAGGACGTCAGTGGACTGGTGGGCCCTGGGCATCAGTATCTATGAGATGGTGGCCGGCTACACGACTTTCAAAGGCCCAGAGGCCaagaaggagaaggtggagaaggaggaggtgcagcgTCGCATCCAAAATGAAGAGCCAAAGTTTGAGCACAAGTGCTTTGACGCCACCACCAAGGACGTCATCCAGCAGTTCCTGAAGAAGAAAATTGAGGAGCGCCTGGGCGTGAA GAACAACCTGGAGGATCCCAGGAAGCACCCCTGGTTCAAGTCCATCAACTTCCCCCGCCTGGAGGCCGGGCTGGTGGATCCTCCTTGGGTACCCAAGCCCAACGTCGTCTACGCCAAGGACACCGACGACATTGCAGAGTTCTCGGAGATCAAGGGCATCGAGTTTGACACCAAGGACGACAAATTCTTCAAGGAGTTTAGCACTGGCGCTGTGCCCATCccgtggcagcaggaaatgattGACACTGGACTATTTGCCGAGCTCAGTGATCCCAACAGGAaagagggtggaggaggtggagatgacGACAAGAAGTCCGGCACATGTATATTGCTgtga